The following are encoded together in the Acidovorax sp. KKS102 genome:
- a CDS encoding DEAD/DEAH box helicase, giving the protein MFDALFAKKPAPPQARKGPAVAFDSVGIRYASPAPTTREWLALPFSYTEAADLGARLAQIFMEGFGDRQETEFLLPWKDVYALLRHPELSAYREALLIPPEAAARPRLTSKGALMDPDFAVLLDEWVDCQGRRLQPVPQLVGRVLQAPSGATLLSEPLHQLLEELARFHGTPPSERSQSFKEQAFGRMRKLATSTGCPVSDYVARTIVLTPDRLRLAMERRGEDDGKVVEVIPGFDEAPAHWLNQFDRLPLQDSYDVPDGPSLVRVVVTPEVKAVLAEIKRMPGRRATGPRAEAFVRNPFAVLGESAEQVIDPEQFEKAREEAGIRFEQFTPHVERGEFGEVHRVGLLVEELGNESQASEVLWFANPDDLQRFTSKLGRAFTDGSQCVTWQRRELEIVGDTERHMVDLEQWGREWACPQLWTAAEVLDLSHYSDRVEEIGVEKPFVTPVIARNDHGSGWFEGNVSVGVRVENPSGGSATYVPLTFDDVPTLQQAVKSAEQAGQSSVNLPGLRTAVPIVDARRAVDALAKAQQQLRDHNFQPSGDRPAAEPKKRLVIKRNLEDVDYTEARAESLQMPPGREPLLPQTLRPEIELKPHQRVGVAWLQHLWEASPEHCRGTVLADDMGLGKTLQLLTFITSCFETDPTLPPALVVAPVALLENWRNELDRFFQPGTLPLLMLYGSTLKSMRVGKHELDADLKAQGVTRLLKKGWVGDARLVLTTYETMRDLEFALASQQWSVMICDEAQKIKTPAALVTRSAKKQKVRFRIACTGTPVENTLADLWCLFDFVQPGMLGALSHFSRTYRQPIEAKTPEQIAKVEELRALIQPQILHRRKTEVATELPKPVEDKLCKQLPMSPFQQGLYEGALKTLKEQRVSNPSAQLQALQAIRKICSDPHGYAAKDSHKAPIDKIVNESPKMGWLVDRLKALAADRAGNHKVIIFCEFRELQLQLQRVIAAFFGIAASIVNGDTSADPRTADNRQQLIDAFQQAQGFNVIILSPLAVGFGVNIQAANHVVHFTRTWNPAKEDQATARAYRIGQTRVVNVYYPGVVSDKFPSFDVKLDALLGSKRALATDILNGCSDLKASDFADFG; this is encoded by the coding sequence ATGTTTGACGCGCTGTTTGCAAAGAAACCAGCCCCACCCCAAGCCCGCAAAGGTCCTGCCGTCGCTTTCGATTCCGTCGGCATTCGCTACGCGTCGCCGGCACCTACTACCCGTGAATGGCTGGCCCTCCCCTTTTCGTATACCGAAGCGGCAGACCTGGGTGCCCGGTTGGCGCAGATCTTTATGGAAGGCTTTGGCGACCGGCAGGAAACCGAGTTCCTGCTGCCGTGGAAGGACGTTTATGCGCTGCTGCGGCATCCCGAGCTGAGCGCCTACCGAGAAGCTTTGCTTATCCCGCCAGAAGCGGCTGCTCGTCCGCGGCTGACGAGCAAGGGGGCCCTAATGGACCCGGACTTTGCAGTGTTGTTGGACGAGTGGGTGGACTGTCAGGGCAGACGTTTACAACCGGTGCCGCAGCTGGTGGGGCGTGTGCTTCAGGCACCCAGCGGTGCAACGCTGTTGTCCGAGCCTTTGCACCAACTGCTAGAGGAGTTGGCCCGCTTCCACGGGACACCGCCGTCGGAACGCAGCCAGTCTTTCAAGGAGCAGGCCTTTGGGCGCATGCGCAAACTGGCCACGTCTACCGGTTGTCCGGTGTCGGACTATGTCGCCCGCACCATCGTGCTCACGCCGGACCGATTGCGACTGGCGATGGAGCGTCGCGGTGAGGACGATGGCAAGGTGGTGGAGGTCATCCCCGGTTTTGACGAGGCGCCTGCGCATTGGCTGAACCAGTTCGACCGTTTGCCACTGCAGGACAGCTACGACGTGCCCGATGGGCCCTCGCTGGTTCGGGTTGTGGTGACTCCTGAAGTGAAAGCGGTACTTGCGGAGATCAAGCGCATGCCGGGTCGCAGAGCTACTGGCCCAAGGGCTGAAGCATTCGTCCGCAACCCTTTCGCAGTGCTGGGTGAATCGGCAGAGCAGGTCATCGATCCTGAACAGTTCGAGAAGGCCCGCGAAGAAGCGGGCATCCGGTTCGAGCAGTTCACACCGCACGTCGAGCGAGGTGAGTTTGGTGAGGTTCACCGGGTCGGTCTGCTGGTCGAAGAGCTTGGCAACGAGAGCCAGGCCTCCGAAGTGCTGTGGTTCGCCAACCCTGATGATTTACAGCGTTTCACCAGCAAGCTAGGACGAGCGTTCACCGATGGCTCGCAATGCGTGACCTGGCAACGGCGTGAGCTGGAGATCGTGGGTGACACCGAGCGCCACATGGTCGATCTGGAGCAATGGGGCCGGGAGTGGGCCTGCCCACAGCTTTGGACCGCAGCCGAGGTGCTGGACTTGAGTCACTACTCGGACCGCGTGGAAGAGATCGGTGTCGAGAAGCCTTTTGTGACCCCGGTCATAGCCCGAAACGACCATGGCAGCGGCTGGTTTGAAGGGAACGTCAGCGTCGGCGTTCGTGTAGAAAATCCGTCCGGCGGTAGTGCGACTTATGTGCCCTTGACCTTCGACGACGTGCCTACGTTGCAGCAAGCGGTCAAGTCCGCTGAGCAGGCAGGGCAGTCCTCGGTCAACCTGCCAGGTTTGCGTACTGCGGTGCCAATCGTTGATGCCCGACGGGCGGTGGACGCCTTAGCCAAAGCACAACAGCAGTTGCGTGACCACAATTTTCAGCCGTCGGGAGATCGCCCCGCAGCCGAGCCAAAGAAGCGCCTGGTCATCAAACGCAACCTTGAAGACGTTGACTACACCGAGGCGCGTGCAGAGTCCTTGCAAATGCCCCCGGGCCGGGAGCCGTTGCTTCCGCAGACCCTGCGCCCTGAAATCGAACTCAAGCCGCACCAGCGGGTCGGCGTGGCATGGCTGCAGCATTTGTGGGAGGCATCACCGGAACACTGTCGCGGCACAGTGCTGGCGGATGACATGGGACTGGGCAAGACCCTTCAGTTGCTCACTTTCATCACCAGTTGTTTCGAGACGGATCCGACTCTGCCACCAGCTCTTGTTGTAGCGCCTGTCGCGCTCCTTGAGAACTGGCGCAACGAGCTGGATCGGTTCTTCCAGCCAGGTACCCTGCCACTGCTGATGCTCTATGGCAGCACGCTCAAATCGATGCGCGTGGGTAAGCACGAACTCGATGCTGACCTCAAGGCACAGGGTGTCACCCGGCTTTTGAAGAAGGGCTGGGTTGGCGATGCACGCCTAGTGCTCACCACCTACGAAACGATGCGCGACCTGGAATTCGCGTTGGCGAGCCAGCAGTGGTCTGTGATGATCTGCGACGAAGCCCAGAAGATAAAGACGCCTGCCGCGCTAGTCACACGGTCGGCCAAGAAGCAGAAGGTGCGCTTTCGCATCGCTTGCACGGGAACGCCGGTGGAGAATACGCTGGCCGATCTGTGGTGCCTGTTTGATTTCGTGCAGCCTGGCATGTTGGGCGCACTTAGCCACTTCTCACGTACCTATCGCCAGCCAATCGAGGCCAAGACGCCAGAGCAGATCGCCAAGGTGGAGGAGTTGCGCGCCTTGATCCAGCCGCAGATCCTGCACCGGCGCAAGACAGAAGTTGCTACGGAGTTGCCTAAGCCTGTCGAGGACAAATTATGCAAGCAGCTCCCGATGTCCCCATTTCAGCAAGGTCTGTATGAGGGTGCGCTCAAGACCCTCAAGGAGCAGAGGGTCAGCAATCCGTCGGCTCAGCTGCAGGCGTTGCAGGCGATTCGCAAGATCTGCTCGGACCCGCACGGTTATGCTGCTAAGGACAGTCACAAGGCGCCGATCGACAAAATTGTGAACGAGTCACCGAAGATGGGCTGGCTCGTGGACCGGCTCAAGGCACTGGCCGCTGATCGCGCTGGCAACCACAAAGTGATCATCTTCTGTGAGTTCCGGGAGCTGCAGTTGCAGCTGCAACGTGTGATCGCGGCCTTCTTCGGCATCGCTGCCAGCATCGTGAATGGCGACACGTCAGCAGACCCCCGTACGGCGGATAACCGGCAGCAGCTGATCGACGCCTTCCAGCAAGCCCAGGGCTTCAACGTTATCATCCTTTCACCTCTGGCCGTGGGCTTCGGTGTGAACATTCAGGCGGCCAACCATGTCGTCCACTTCACCCGCACATGGAACCCTGCAAAGGAGGATCAGGCTACGGCGCGTGCTTACCGGATCGGCCAGACCCGCGTCGTCAATGTCTACTACCCCGGCGTGGTTAGCGACAAGTTCCCGAGCTTCGACGTCAAGCTGGACGCCCTGCTGGGCAGCAAACGTGCGCTAGCCACAGATATCCTCAACGGTTGCAGCGATCTCAAGGCCTCCGACTTCGCCGACTTCGGCTGA
- a CDS encoding WYL domain-containing protein, whose amino-acid sequence MITTIALNELSAAQRRRLAYIEFRVWFYGEVTRKNVLDRFDLATAAGTRDMALYRELAPQNVLYEGKAYRYRSTFTPLFEHREERVLAMLTAGFGEGEPAPLAESLPNAVPARLNQPPLDTLATVTRAIHGGYPLRLTYHSMKTGAVPREIVPHALVDSGLRWHARAYDRTKGEFRDLVLTRMEKVEPIDREDGQYRVQAHELRAADAQWQKVITLELVPHPAHPHPSSIARDFGMGAGGSLQVTLRAAVAGYVLRQWQVDCSPDARLSGRDFRLWLANTTQLQGIDNAVLAPGFV is encoded by the coding sequence ATGATCACTACCATCGCTTTAAACGAACTGTCTGCCGCCCAGCGCAGGCGTCTGGCCTACATCGAGTTTCGCGTGTGGTTTTATGGAGAAGTGACGCGCAAGAATGTGCTCGACCGTTTTGACTTAGCCACGGCGGCTGGTACGCGTGACATGGCGCTGTACCGGGAGCTTGCGCCTCAGAACGTGTTGTACGAAGGCAAGGCATACCGATACCGGTCAACCTTCACGCCGCTGTTCGAGCACCGGGAAGAGCGCGTGCTAGCGATGTTGACGGCCGGTTTTGGTGAGGGAGAGCCAGCCCCATTGGCGGAATCGTTGCCCAATGCCGTACCAGCCCGGCTAAACCAGCCGCCTCTGGACACCTTGGCCACGGTGACCCGGGCCATTCACGGCGGTTACCCACTGCGGCTTACGTACCACTCGATGAAAACGGGGGCAGTCCCTCGTGAGATCGTGCCCCACGCACTTGTTGATTCGGGCCTGCGGTGGCATGCACGTGCGTATGACCGAACCAAGGGAGAGTTCCGCGATCTGGTGCTGACCCGCATGGAGAAGGTCGAACCCATAGACCGGGAGGATGGGCAATACCGCGTGCAGGCCCACGAGCTGCGCGCGGCCGATGCCCAATGGCAAAAAGTAATTACGCTCGAGTTGGTGCCACACCCAGCGCACCCGCACCCCTCATCCATTGCGCGGGATTTTGGGATGGGCGCGGGCGGATCGCTGCAAGTCACGCTGCGCGCTGCTGTGGCGGGCTATGTGCTGCGCCAGTGGCAGGTGGATTGCTCACCTGATGCCCGTCTCAGCGGGAGGGATTTCAGGCTATGGCTGGCAAATACAACCCAGCTCCAAGGAATAGACAACGCAGTTTTAGCCCCCGGCTTCGTCTAA
- a CDS encoding metallophosphoesterase — MSLIQPLPNGPLDIVGDIHGEYDALRQLLAHLGYDERGIHPEGRTLVFVGDFCDRGPNSPAVLALVQSLVQSGRAAAVLGNHEINLLREDAKDGSGWFFDARMERDHDKYAPFHRPTPQQREEIVAFLSSLPIGLERADLRVIHAAWQEPQIEAVRALEPDSVRSEYDRWEKAAEQVARDTALEQRMEQELEQWEHGLENKQHQPPFLHAHAEHEANKQMLNPLKVLTSGVELKGTVPFFSGGKWRFAERMPWWDAYTDETPVVVGHYWRRVHKIDRAAVGKGDPDLFENTHPFAWHGQRGNVFCVDFSAGGRWTERKAGTAVGHDFKLAALRWPERVLQFDDGSLHATSRYGI, encoded by the coding sequence ATGAGCCTGATTCAACCCCTGCCAAACGGCCCGCTGGACATCGTGGGCGACATCCACGGCGAATACGACGCACTCCGCCAGTTGCTGGCACACCTCGGCTACGACGAGCGCGGCATCCATCCAGAGGGGCGCACCCTGGTCTTCGTGGGGGACTTCTGCGATCGGGGCCCCAACAGCCCGGCCGTTCTGGCGCTGGTGCAGTCGCTGGTTCAATCAGGTCGCGCAGCCGCCGTATTGGGCAACCATGAGATCAATCTGTTGCGCGAGGACGCCAAGGATGGCTCCGGGTGGTTCTTTGATGCCCGCATGGAACGGGACCACGACAAGTATGCACCGTTCCATCGACCCACGCCCCAGCAGCGCGAAGAGATCGTCGCATTTCTCTCTTCGCTTCCCATCGGGCTGGAAAGAGCGGATCTGCGCGTCATTCACGCTGCCTGGCAAGAGCCCCAGATCGAAGCCGTTCGCGCTTTAGAGCCGGACTCGGTGCGCAGCGAATACGACCGCTGGGAGAAAGCCGCAGAGCAAGTCGCCAGGGACACAGCGCTGGAGCAGCGCATGGAGCAAGAACTGGAGCAGTGGGAGCATGGTCTGGAAAACAAGCAGCATCAGCCACCCTTTCTGCACGCACATGCAGAGCACGAGGCCAACAAACAGATGCTCAACCCGCTCAAGGTGCTGACCTCTGGCGTAGAACTCAAAGGCACCGTGCCCTTCTTTTCAGGTGGCAAGTGGCGGTTTGCCGAGCGCATGCCCTGGTGGGATGCCTACACCGATGAGACGCCTGTGGTTGTGGGGCATTACTGGCGACGTGTGCACAAAATTGACCGCGCTGCGGTGGGCAAGGGTGACCCGGACCTGTTTGAAAACACCCACCCATTTGCCTGGCACGGCCAGCGGGGCAACGTGTTCTGCGTGGATTTCTCCGCAGGTGGCCGGTGGACTGAGCGCAAGGCTGGAACGGCGGTAGGCCATGATTTCAAGCTGGCGGCGCTGCGCTGGCCTGAGCGGGTGCTGCAGTTTGATGACGGAAGTCTCCATGCAACCTCAAGGTATGGCATTTGA
- a CDS encoding UvrD-helicase domain-containing protein, whose amino-acid sequence MSFKPKVALSNDFLLQLAKLPAKVHTKVMKWAIQFQADPKSPGINYENINGARDPNLKSVRLDGDWRGIVFKPSAGDVYVLLYVDHHDDAYRWAENRKLTINPVTGAMQMLTFESVTEQVPEEARSANAATAEGTLNAPVVAAPALFADLEDRNLMSLGVPQELLGFVRSIVSEEELDAKQAKLPMEAYEGLFLVAAGDTVSQVLNARETRVDKVIDTQDFAAALATAESQSRFVVVSDDESMTAILNAPLAQWRVFLHPTQKKLTVGDRSGPVRVLGGAGTGKTVLAMHRAKWLAENRTETNQKVLVTTFTKNLAADIEQNLRTLCSSETFAKLEVRNLDAWVNAFMRSRKLEHRIVYDRKQDAAHQAWQAALAVKDSSLDLPDNFYENELEQVVLAQGITTLDQYRTARRTGRGVILSRAKRDAVWPVFEEYRGQLASRKLKEVDDAYREVADVLSAEAEKSKPLYSAIVADETQDLGPQALRLLRALVPAGPNDLFFVGDGHQRIYSRNKAAMSRCGIDIRGRAKKLYLNYRTTDEIRRQAVALLEGCEIDDLDDGHDETKRYKSLSHGPAPTVLSVEGIEAAAKHAIEFVRQWNIAQGGGVPLSFCIIASSEKSRDAMAGLMQAAGLRCIAITAQSNHAEVRDVVHLATMHRAKGLEFDCVVVIAPESFVGAAEKTETQRKLLYVALTRAKRGAMLLIQA is encoded by the coding sequence TTGAGCTTCAAACCCAAGGTTGCGCTGAGCAACGACTTTCTGCTTCAGCTGGCCAAGTTGCCCGCCAAGGTTCATACCAAGGTGATGAAGTGGGCTATCCAGTTTCAGGCCGACCCTAAGAGCCCGGGCATCAACTACGAGAACATCAACGGCGCGCGAGACCCGAACCTCAAGTCGGTTCGACTCGACGGCGACTGGCGGGGTATCGTTTTCAAGCCTTCCGCCGGTGACGTGTATGTGTTGCTATATGTGGACCACCACGACGACGCTTACCGCTGGGCTGAAAATCGCAAGCTGACCATCAACCCCGTAACGGGGGCGATGCAAATGCTGACATTCGAGAGCGTCACCGAGCAGGTGCCGGAGGAAGCCCGCAGCGCCAATGCTGCGACAGCAGAAGGTACTCTGAATGCGCCTGTTGTGGCTGCACCAGCTCTCTTTGCAGACCTAGAAGACCGTAATTTGATGAGTCTCGGTGTGCCGCAAGAGTTGCTCGGTTTCGTTCGCAGCATCGTCAGCGAGGAAGAGCTGGACGCCAAACAGGCGAAGCTTCCGATGGAGGCATACGAAGGTCTCTTTCTTGTAGCGGCAGGCGACACGGTCAGTCAGGTGCTCAATGCCCGTGAGACGCGGGTGGACAAGGTCATCGATACCCAGGACTTCGCAGCAGCTCTGGCCACGGCAGAGTCGCAATCGCGGTTTGTCGTGGTGAGCGACGACGAGTCCATGACCGCCATCCTGAATGCGCCCCTTGCGCAATGGCGTGTGTTCCTGCATCCCACCCAGAAAAAGCTCACCGTCGGAGACCGCAGCGGCCCCGTGCGAGTGCTGGGCGGCGCCGGCACGGGCAAGACCGTCCTGGCCATGCACCGCGCCAAGTGGTTGGCGGAGAATAGGACTGAGACAAACCAGAAGGTGCTTGTCACAACCTTTACCAAGAACCTCGCCGCCGACATTGAGCAGAACCTTCGCACGCTGTGCAGTAGCGAGACATTCGCCAAGCTAGAGGTCCGCAATCTGGACGCCTGGGTGAATGCCTTCATGCGCAGCCGCAAGCTGGAACACCGCATCGTGTACGACCGCAAGCAGGATGCTGCTCACCAGGCATGGCAAGCGGCGTTGGCCGTCAAGGATTCGTCCCTTGACCTGCCAGACAACTTCTACGAAAACGAGTTGGAGCAGGTGGTGCTTGCGCAAGGCATCACGACATTGGACCAATACCGGACAGCCCGGCGCACGGGGCGCGGCGTCATTCTGAGCCGCGCCAAACGCGATGCGGTATGGCCGGTCTTTGAGGAGTACCGCGGGCAACTGGCGTCGCGCAAGCTCAAGGAAGTGGACGACGCCTACCGTGAGGTCGCTGATGTGTTGAGCGCTGAAGCAGAAAAGTCCAAACCTCTCTACAGCGCCATCGTCGCGGATGAAACCCAGGATTTGGGCCCGCAGGCGCTACGGTTGCTTCGTGCCTTGGTGCCAGCAGGTCCAAACGACCTCTTTTTTGTCGGAGATGGTCATCAACGCATCTACAGCCGCAATAAGGCTGCGATGAGCCGCTGCGGAATCGATATCCGTGGCCGTGCCAAAAAGCTGTATCTCAACTATCGAACCACCGACGAGATTCGACGGCAGGCCGTGGCGTTGCTGGAAGGCTGTGAAATCGACGACCTCGACGATGGTCATGATGAGACCAAGCGCTACAAGTCTTTGTCACACGGCCCAGCACCTACTGTTCTGAGTGTCGAGGGCATTGAGGCGGCAGCAAAACATGCCATCGAGTTTGTGCGGCAATGGAATATCGCCCAGGGTGGCGGAGTGCCCCTGTCGTTCTGCATCATCGCATCTAGCGAAAAAAGTCGGGATGCTATGGCGGGTTTGATGCAGGCCGCAGGCTTGAGGTGTATCGCTATCACGGCGCAAAGCAACCATGCCGAAGTCCGCGATGTGGTCCATCTAGCGACTATGCATCGCGCCAAGGGGCTCGAATTTGACTGTGTCGTCGTGATTGCACCCGAGAGCTTTGTAGGCGCAGCTGAGAAAACTGAAACTCAACGCAAGTTGCTTTATGTTGCGTTGACTCGTGCGAAGCGCGGGGCGATGCTCTTAATTCAGGCCTAG